The Desulfobulbaceae bacterium genome includes a region encoding these proteins:
- a CDS encoding nucleotidyltransferase domain-containing protein yields the protein MVTEKVRDIVRRFIAVIEAKGIHVDKVFVYGSVARGKQTADSDLDVAIVSSDFGKNRYSEGAMLNKLAWRIDFRLHPVPLATESYERDTWIPLVHEIRANGILIA from the coding sequence ATGGTTACGGAAAAAGTCAGGGATATCGTGAGAAGATTTATAGCAGTCATTGAGGCGAAAGGGATCCACGTTGATAAGGTTTTCGTCTATGGCTCGGTGGCGCGGGGAAAACAAACAGCAGACAGCGATCTCGATGTGGCTATTGTGTCATCTGATTTCGGTAAAAATCGATACAGCGAGGGCGCTATGCTCAATAAACTCGCCTGGCGAATCGATTTTCGGTTGCATCCCGTGCCGCTCGCTACCGAATCTTATGAGCGTGACACTTGGATTCCTCTGGTTCATGAAATCCGGGCGAACGGCATCTTGATTGCTTAA